A single window of Leptolyngbya ohadii IS1 DNA harbors:
- a CDS encoding HNH endonuclease domain-containing protein, producing MAENSSIYSVPDARKLPASEEVNIAALARLFADTTNSYKYIFFISILDILKRRNFDVSQDVSLDEIIVEMLANAWYPHTYFKLSFGTRDKIAESLDLLNLKVEEPVLKFTDTDKKLLRSTIEGQNLKKISQRLKRYVPFRLIVPFLESELQGIEKKSQGNNLDIRVPKVAETYFGDLKPLYRFNSDSYSSCNAIILHPSWANYLEKHYSIVRGWASWEWLSYMQKRNPNTPGIIHKLFAPNKRESLSKQTTYWRRVLENTDFYCIYSNQKIEPDKFSLDHYLPWSFVAHDQLWNLVPTTPEVNSSKSNDLPPSTFFDKFVSAQHLSLRISHEKMAKAEWRKTTETYIDALRIPDQDALLDIDTLRSSYDTVINPLLSIATNQGFKLWQPSPAA from the coding sequence ATGGCAGAGAATTCTTCAATATATTCCGTCCCTGACGCTAGAAAACTTCCTGCTTCTGAGGAAGTAAATATTGCTGCACTCGCTAGATTATTTGCAGATACAACAAATTCCTATAAATATATTTTCTTTATTTCTATCCTAGATATTCTCAAAAGACGCAATTTCGATGTTTCTCAAGATGTATCTTTAGACGAAATCATTGTTGAAATGCTGGCGAATGCTTGGTATCCACATACTTACTTTAAATTATCTTTTGGAACACGAGATAAAATTGCCGAAAGTCTTGACTTGTTAAATTTGAAGGTTGAAGAACCTGTTTTAAAGTTTACTGATACGGATAAAAAGCTATTACGCTCAACCATCGAAGGTCAAAATCTCAAAAAGATAAGCCAGAGATTAAAGAGATACGTTCCGTTTCGTCTAATTGTTCCTTTTTTAGAGAGTGAGCTACAGGGAATCGAAAAGAAAAGCCAGGGCAACAATTTGGATATTAGAGTTCCCAAAGTAGCAGAAACTTATTTCGGTGATCTTAAACCCCTCTACCGCTTTAATTCGGATAGCTACAGTTCTTGTAATGCAATCATCTTGCATCCATCCTGGGCTAATTATCTAGAAAAGCATTACTCGATTGTTCGAGGATGGGCTTCCTGGGAATGGCTGAGTTATATGCAGAAACGTAATCCCAACACTCCCGGAATTATTCATAAGCTATTTGCACCCAATAAGAGAGAGTCACTATCAAAGCAAACAACTTATTGGAGGAGAGTTTTAGAAAATACAGATTTTTATTGTATCTATTCCAATCAAAAAATAGAACCTGATAAATTTTCCCTTGATCACTATTTGCCCTGGTCATTCGTTGCACATGATCAGTTATGGAATTTAGTTCCAACAACACCCGAAGTTAATTCCTCAAAGTCTAATGATTTACCTCCTTCCACCTTCTTTGATAAATTTGTTTCGGCACAGCATCTTAGCTTAAGAATTTCCCATGAGAAAATGGCTAAAGCGGAGTGGCGCAAAACAACAGAAACTTATATTGACGCTCTCAGAATTCCTGATCAAGACGCTCTACTCGATATAGATACATTAAGAAGTTCCTATGATACAGTCATTAATCCGCTACTCTCCATAGCAACTAATCAGGGCTTTAAACTCTGGCAACCTTCACCAGCAGCTTAA
- a CDS encoding helix-turn-helix transcriptional regulator, translating into MAQEQTPKVTLKQLREKAGLSQEALARLVGVSSKTVSNWERGTNAASLTVPQMKALCEALGVTLHELPDDFRSERE; encoded by the coding sequence ATGGCGCAGGAGCAAACCCCCAAAGTCACACTTAAGCAACTACGAGAAAAGGCGGGATTGTCTCAGGAAGCCTTAGCTCGCCTGGTCGGGGTTAGCAGCAAGACTGTGAGTAACTGGGAACGAGGAACGAATGCTGCCAGTCTCACGGTTCCTCAGATGAAAGCACTCTGTGAGGCTCTAGGTGTAACCCTTCATGAACTACCAGATGACTTTCGCTCAGAACGAGAATAA